Proteins encoded by one window of Xiphias gladius isolate SHS-SW01 ecotype Sanya breed wild chromosome 15, ASM1685928v1, whole genome shotgun sequence:
- the rnf24 gene encoding RING finger protein 24 isoform X4: protein MTSGMASFSALFPSDAYNFIRISMSSDIPHCDLRMPNIGFQNLPLNIYIVVFGTAIFVFILSLLFCCYLISEKQQFPTKFTPRHPVISYLAGQMIPLTLLREVKVTCNGGYGTRRTKSYMHTNKSFRRKKSKS from the exons ATGACCAGTGGAATGGCttcattttctgcattgttCCCCAGTGATGCATACAATTTCATAAG aATATCCATGAGCTCCGATATCCCGCACTGCGATTTAAGGATGCCAAATATAGGGTTCCAGAACCTTCCCCTTAATATCTACATTGTGGTTTTTGGGACAGCCATCTTTGTCTTCATCCTCAGCCTCCTCTTCTGTTGCTACTTAATAAG TGAGAAGCAGCAGTTCCCAACAAAATTCACCCCTCGCCACCCTGTCATATCCTATCTTGCAGGGCAAATG ATCCCTCTCACTCTGCTGCGAGAGGTTAAGGTTACTTGTAATGGAG GTTACGGCACCAGGCGCACAAAGAGTTATATGCATACAAACAA